Part of the Bacillus sp. N1-1 genome, TACTAAAGTATGTCGAAGCTTCACATAATCAGCAACTTATTTAAATAAATTTTCTTGAATACTTATGACATAAAAGTTGCTAAAAGAAGGAAATAAACTCCTTCAGTGAATTTTTATTCATTAAAAAGTTTATCTTATAATATTTTCATTGTTCTGAAAAATATTTTGTGATATAGTAATCATTGGTTTGCAAAGGACTAATGGTCTACATCAATAATTTGAATTCACAGGAAAAATGCATAGCTGTGAATATTGACTTTGGAGGGGGTGAAAGTGTGGAATACACCTTAACTACTGCAACATGGTTCTGGTTACTTATACCAATGCCTTTATTAGTCGTATTATCAATAATAACTTTTTTTACCGAAAGGAGAGAATAGTACTCGATGGGTATTGAAACGCCAACGTTAGTTACGTTTATTGTTTATCTTGTGGGTATGCTCGCAATCGGATTAATTGCATACCGAATGACAAGTAATTTGTCGGATTATGTACTTGGAGGAAGAAGATTAGGTGGATCTGTTGCCGCATTAAGTGCAGGCGCATCAGATATGAGTAGCTGGCTCTTACTAGGACTACCTGGTGCAATGTACGCAGGTGGTATGAGTCAAATTTGGATTGGGATTGGGCTCGCAATCGGAGCTTACCTGAACTGGCAATTTGTTGCATCACGTCTTCGTCGCTATACTGAAGTGGCGAATGATTCAATAACGGTTCCAGATTACCTTGAGAATCGTTTCCGTGATGGGTCGAAAGCACTTCGCGTGATCTCAGCAATTGTCATTCTTGTATTCTTTACGTTCTATACGTCTTCAGGTCTTGTTGGGGGCGCAATCCTGTTTGAAAGCTCGTTCGGAATGAGCTATGAAAGCGCATTGTGGATCGGTGCAATTGTTATTATTTCTTATACGTTCCTCGGTGGTTTCCTAGCTGTAAGCTGGACAGATTTCTTCCAGGGAATACTTATGTTCCTTGCACTAGTTATCGTTCCAATTGTTGCCCTAAATGAAATGGGTGGCTGGAATGAAACAGTTAATCAAGTTGGTGCAACGGATACAACTTATCTAGATATCTTTACTGGTATGAGTTTCATGGGAATTATTTCTCTACTTGGTTGGGGACTTGGTTACTTTGGACAACCTCACATTATTACTCGTTTTATGGCAGTTAAATCTTCGAAAGAAATTCCTAAAGCACGCCTTGTTGGTATGTCATGGATGGTTCTTTCTCTGTTTGGTGCAATCTTTACTGGTTTCATCGGTATTGCGTATTTTGATGCGGGACTTCCGAACTCTGAAACCGTCTTTATCGAATTTACTCAAGTACTCTTTAATCCATGGGTATCCGGCTTCTTACTAGCTGCCATCCTATCTGCGATTATGAGTACAATTGATTCTCAGCTACTTGTATCTTCAAGTGCTGTTGCGGAGGACTTTTATAAAGCGATTCTTCGTAAAAATGCAAGCCAAACTGAGCTTGTATGGGTAGGTCGTATTGCTGTACTAGGTATTGCATTACTTGCCATCCTACTTGCTTATAATCCTGATAGCAGTGTTCTTGATCTTGTAAGTTATGCGTGGGCCGGTTTTGGTGCTGCATTTGGACCTGTTATTATCTTAAGTCTATTCTGGAAACGCATGACCCGTAATGGTGCACTTGCTGGTATCATCACTGGTGCCGTAGTTGTTATCTTATGGGCTCAATTATCAGGTGGACTATTCGATCTTTATGAATTGATTCCAGGCTTTATCCTTGCATGGATTGCTGTAATGGCGTTCAGCTTTGTTGGTAAAGGGCCAGGTAAAGAAATTGAAGCTGAATTCGAAGCAGCAAAAACATCTAAATTCTAATCAGCTTTACTCAGAGACT contains:
- the putP gene encoding sodium/proline symporter PutP, which codes for MGIETPTLVTFIVYLVGMLAIGLIAYRMTSNLSDYVLGGRRLGGSVAALSAGASDMSSWLLLGLPGAMYAGGMSQIWIGIGLAIGAYLNWQFVASRLRRYTEVANDSITVPDYLENRFRDGSKALRVISAIVILVFFTFYTSSGLVGGAILFESSFGMSYESALWIGAIVIISYTFLGGFLAVSWTDFFQGILMFLALVIVPIVALNEMGGWNETVNQVGATDTTYLDIFTGMSFMGIISLLGWGLGYFGQPHIITRFMAVKSSKEIPKARLVGMSWMVLSLFGAIFTGFIGIAYFDAGLPNSETVFIEFTQVLFNPWVSGFLLAAILSAIMSTIDSQLLVSSSAVAEDFYKAILRKNASQTELVWVGRIAVLGIALLAILLAYNPDSSVLDLVSYAWAGFGAAFGPVIILSLFWKRMTRNGALAGIITGAVVVILWAQLSGGLFDLYELIPGFILAWIAVMAFSFVGKGPGKEIEAEFEAAKTSKF